Proteins encoded by one window of Flavobacterium sp. N502540:
- the rpsS gene encoding 30S ribosomal protein S19: MARSLKKGPFVHYKLDKKVQENVESGKNAVVKTWSRASMITPDFVGQTIAVHNGRQFVPVYVTENMVGHKLGEFSPTRSFRGHAGAKNKGKK, translated from the coding sequence ATGGCACGTTCATTAAAAAAAGGACCTTTCGTTCATTATAAGTTAGACAAGAAAGTTCAGGAAAACGTAGAAAGTGGTAAAAATGCAGTTGTAAAGACTTGGTCTAGAGCTTCCATGATTACTCCGGATTTCGTTGGACAAACTATCGCAGTTCATAACGGTCGTCAATTTGTACCGGTTTACGTAACAGAAAACATGGTAGGTCACAAATTAGGAGAGTTTTCACCAACTAGATCTTTTAGAGGTCATGCTGGAGCAAAAAATAAAGGTAAAAAATAA
- the rpsG gene encoding 30S ribosomal protein S7 codes for MRKRAAKKRPLLPDPRFNDQLVTRFVNNLMWDGKKSTAFKVFYDAIDIIESKKQNDEKTSLEIWKDALTNVMPHVEVRSRRVGGATFQIPMQIRPDRKISMAMKWLILYSRRRNEKSMAQRLASECLAAAKEEGAAVKKRMDTHKMAEANKAFSHFRF; via the coding sequence ATGAGAAAAAGAGCGGCAAAGAAAAGACCACTTTTACCAGATCCAAGGTTTAATGACCAATTGGTAACACGTTTTGTGAACAACTTAATGTGGGATGGTAAGAAATCTACAGCTTTCAAAGTATTTTATGATGCAATTGATATCATCGAATCTAAAAAGCAAAATGATGAGAAAACTTCATTAGAAATTTGGAAAGATGCTTTAACAAACGTTATGCCTCACGTAGAAGTACGTAGCCGTAGAGTAGGTGGAGCTACATTTCAAATTCCAATGCAGATTCGTCCAGACAGAAAAATTTCTATGGCAATGAAGTGGTTAATACTTTATTCAAGAAGAAGAAACGAAAAATCTATGGCACAACGTTTAGCGTCAGAATGTTTAGCAGCTGCTAAAGAAGAAGGTGCTGCGGTTAAGAAAAGAATGGATACTCACAAAATGGCAGAAGCTAACAAAGCATTCTCTCACTTTAGATTTTAA
- the rplW gene encoding 50S ribosomal protein L23 — protein MSIIIRPIVTEKVTKESEVLNRFGFVVDKKANKVQIKKAVEAAYGVTIVSVNTMNVRPDRTTKYTKSGLISGKTNAIKKAIVQVQEGETIDFYNNI, from the coding sequence ATGAGCATCATAATTAGACCTATAGTAACAGAAAAAGTAACCAAAGAAAGTGAAGTTTTAAACCGCTTCGGATTCGTTGTTGACAAAAAAGCAAACAAAGTTCAAATTAAGAAAGCTGTTGAAGCTGCTTATGGAGTAACTATCGTTTCAGTTAACACGATGAACGTAAGACCGGACAGAACTACAAAATACACTAAAAGTGGTTTAATCAGTGGAAAGACAAATGCTATTAAAAAAGCAATTGTACAAGTACAAGAAGGAGAAACAATTGATTTTTACAACAATATCTAA
- the rplD gene encoding 50S ribosomal protein L4 → MEVKVLDFNGKDTGRKVQLSDSVFAIEPNNHAVYLDVKQYLANQRQGTHKAKERAEVTGSTRKIKKQKGTGTARAGSIKNPLFKGGGTIFGPRPRSYSFKLNKGLKRLARKSAFSIKAKESNIIVLEDFNFEAPNTKNFINVLKALGLENKKSLFVLGETNKNVYLSSRNLKASNVVTSSELSTYAILNTNNLVLLEGSLELIEENLSK, encoded by the coding sequence ATGGAAGTAAAAGTATTAGATTTCAACGGAAAAGATACTGGAAGAAAAGTTCAACTTTCTGATTCAGTATTCGCAATTGAACCAAACAATCACGCTGTATACCTTGATGTTAAGCAATATCTTGCTAATCAAAGACAAGGAACTCACAAAGCTAAAGAAAGAGCTGAAGTGACAGGAAGTACACGTAAGATTAAAAAACAAAAAGGAACTGGTACAGCTCGTGCGGGAAGTATCAAAAATCCATTGTTTAAAGGTGGTGGAACAATTTTCGGACCAAGACCAAGAAGTTATTCATTTAAATTGAATAAAGGCTTGAAAAGATTGGCAAGAAAATCAGCTTTCTCAATCAAAGCAAAAGAGTCGAATATTATCGTTCTTGAAGACTTTAATTTTGAAGCGCCAAACACTAAAAATTTCATTAACGTTTTGAAAGCTTTAGGGTTAGAAAATAAAAAATCTCTATTTGTGTTGGGAGAGACGAATAAAAATGTATATTTGTCGTCACGCAATTTAAAGGCTTCTAATGTCGTAACTAGCTCAGAATTAAGCACTTACGCTATTTTAAACACTAACAATTTAGTGCTTTTAGAAGGTTCTTTGGAGTTAATCGAAGAAAATTTAAGCAAATAA
- the rpsL gene encoding 30S ribosomal protein S12: MPTIQQLVRTGRTQITKKSKSVALDSCPQRRGVCTRVYTTTPKKPNSAMRKVARVRLTNGNEVNAYIPGEGHNLQEHSIVLVRGGRVKDLPGVRYHIVRGALDTSGVAGRTQRRSKYGAKRPKEAKK; this comes from the coding sequence ATGCCAACAATTCAACAATTAGTAAGAACAGGAAGAACTCAGATCACTAAGAAGAGTAAATCGGTTGCTTTAGATTCTTGTCCTCAAAGAAGAGGGGTTTGTACGCGTGTTTACACTACTACACCAAAAAAACCAAACTCTGCAATGCGTAAAGTTGCGCGTGTACGTTTGACAAATGGTAATGAAGTGAATGCTTACATCCCTGGAGAAGGACACAATTTACAAGAGCACTCGATAGTATTAGTGCGAGGTGGAAGGGTAAAAGATTTACCAGGTGTTAGATATCATATCGTTCGTGGAGCGCTTGACACGTCAGGAGTTGCAGGAAGAACGCAAAGAAGATCTAAGTACGGTGCTAAACGCCCAAAAGAAGCAAAAAAGTAA
- the rplC gene encoding 50S ribosomal protein L3 — protein MSGLIGKKIGMTSIFDENGKNIPCTVIEAGPCVVTQVRTKGVDGYEALQLGFDDKNEKHSTKAALGHFKKAGTVAKKKVVEFQDFATEQKLGDLIDVSIFSEGEFVDVQGVSKGKGFQGVVKRHGFGGVGQATHGQHNRLRAPGSVGASSYPSRVFKGMRMAGRMGGDNVKVQNLRVLKVVAEKNLLVIKGCVPGHKNSYVIIQK, from the coding sequence ATGTCTGGGTTAATTGGTAAAAAAATCGGCATGACTAGTATTTTCGACGAAAACGGGAAAAACATTCCTTGTACAGTAATCGAAGCTGGTCCTTGTGTTGTTACCCAAGTCAGAACCAAAGGTGTTGACGGGTACGAAGCGTTGCAACTTGGTTTCGATGACAAAAACGAGAAACATTCCACTAAAGCGGCTTTAGGTCACTTTAAAAAAGCTGGAACTGTAGCTAAGAAAAAAGTCGTTGAATTTCAAGATTTTGCAACTGAGCAAAAATTAGGAGATCTTATTGATGTTTCTATTTTTTCTGAAGGAGAATTTGTAGATGTACAAGGTGTATCTAAAGGTAAAGGTTTTCAAGGGGTTGTTAAACGTCACGGATTTGGTGGTGTTGGACAAGCAACTCACGGTCAACACAACCGTTTAAGAGCGCCAGGTTCTGTAGGAGCATCTTCTTATCCATCTAGAGTATTCAAAGGAATGCGTATGGCTGGAAGAATGGGAGGAGACAATGTAAAAGTTCAAAACCTTAGAGTTTTAAAAGTAGTGGCTGAAAAGAACCTACTTGTTATTAAAGGATGTGTTCCTGGACATAAAAACTCTTATGTAATCATTCAGAAGTAA
- a CDS encoding SusC/RagA family TonB-linked outer membrane protein, whose product MKPKFNGFLVLLLVLFAQLTFAQERAVSGTVTDDAGMPLPGVSVQIKGTKTGTQTDFDGKYSIKATTSQILVFSYIGMKTQELAASSSQVNTKLSGDAQQLEGVVVTTAMGIKREKKSLGYASQQISGKDVNGGAGNTNVANLLSGKAAGVEVQRNNNFGGSTNVVIRGNKSLTGNNQALWVIDGVPIDNSNSNVSSQQIGNGGYDYGNNASDINQEDIESINILKGAAATALYGSRAANGVVMVTTKKGKSDNKIGFSFSSGFTNGSVDKSTFPTYQNRYGSGYGIGTSFLGTGTPDTVDTSNDASDGNAFDNQPVYQWDAFTPFSPNYGKATPWTAAKNGPITFFNNAHTFVNSIALEKSTDRSSLSLTYVNTNQTGILPNSELKKNQISARFSQKVTDKLTANAYASVTLQSTIGRNSTGYNDNILGNFRQWWQTNTDVQALKDVYFASGGQNVTWNWADPTDPSGLVPAYWDNPYFTRYQNYSSDDRTRLFSYASLNYEITPWLSALGRVSLDTYKQLQEERRAVGSISSGFGLSPVNESSGYQRNDINFQEINYDFMLNFNKKIGEDISLNGVIGTNIRRNKRDNVLSSTIGGLVTPGIYALSNSRLDLPFPREAKITSGVNGIYAQGSIGYLDTYFIDASIRRDVSSTLPDNNNSYVYPAVSGSFLFSNVVKADWLNLGKFRINYAEVGNDADALQLNNTYTRVPNFQGQPLYTNSLLLPFRSINKNPDLKPERTKSFEVGLETSLLNRRLGFDITYYKTNSVDQIVAAAVSSGSGYTNGLVNGGNIENRGFEIQLNGTPIKTKDFSWEIIVNWSNNRSKVITLPNGLDNLQLGTFQGGVTVNAAPGEAYGALKGTDFVYTNGQPTIDQATGKYMITTSSSNTIGNITPDWIGGVRNKFSYKNLTFGFLIDTQKGGDIYSLDMYYGLASGLYKETAVGDIRENGTLNPGVAPNGTPNTVKTKGGSIANSLGYQAAPNKAFIYDASFVKLREVSITYNFPKSMFENTFINSASASLVGSNLWIIHKNLPYADPESGLSSGNSSRGYSVGSLPTTRDIGFNLTFKF is encoded by the coding sequence ATGAAACCAAAGTTCAATGGATTTTTAGTACTACTTTTAGTACTATTCGCGCAGCTAACCTTTGCGCAAGAAAGAGCCGTTTCGGGGACCGTTACCGATGATGCAGGTATGCCGCTACCAGGTGTAAGCGTACAGATCAAAGGAACCAAAACCGGCACGCAAACCGATTTTGACGGTAAGTATTCCATCAAAGCGACAACAAGTCAAATTTTAGTATTTAGCTACATCGGCATGAAGACTCAGGAACTTGCCGCCAGCTCATCACAAGTAAATACAAAATTATCCGGAGATGCCCAGCAACTGGAAGGAGTTGTCGTAACTACGGCAATGGGTATTAAAAGAGAAAAAAAATCTTTAGGATATGCTTCTCAACAAATTTCAGGAAAAGATGTTAACGGAGGAGCCGGAAACACTAACGTTGCCAATTTACTATCAGGTAAAGCAGCGGGTGTGGAAGTTCAAAGAAATAATAACTTTGGAGGTTCTACAAACGTTGTTATCAGGGGAAACAAATCCCTTACCGGAAACAACCAGGCTCTTTGGGTTATTGACGGGGTGCCAATTGACAACTCAAACTCCAACGTTTCTTCTCAGCAAATTGGTAACGGTGGCTATGATTACGGTAACAATGCTTCGGACATCAACCAGGAAGACATCGAAAGCATCAACATCCTTAAAGGAGCCGCTGCAACAGCATTATACGGATCAAGAGCCGCAAATGGAGTTGTAATGGTTACTACTAAGAAAGGAAAATCAGACAACAAAATTGGATTTTCGTTCTCAAGTGGATTCACAAACGGAAGTGTTGACAAATCAACTTTTCCTACATATCAAAACAGATATGGATCAGGATACGGTATTGGAACGTCATTTTTAGGAACAGGTACTCCAGATACTGTAGACACATCAAATGATGCATCTGACGGAAATGCTTTTGACAACCAACCCGTTTACCAATGGGACGCTTTCACTCCATTTTCACCAAACTACGGAAAAGCGACCCCATGGACAGCAGCCAAAAATGGCCCTATAACTTTCTTCAATAATGCTCATACATTCGTTAATAGTATTGCATTAGAAAAATCAACAGACAGATCTAGCTTATCTTTAACATATGTGAACACCAATCAAACTGGTATTCTTCCAAACAGTGAATTGAAAAAAAATCAAATCAGTGCGAGATTTAGCCAAAAAGTTACGGATAAACTTACTGCTAACGCCTATGCCTCCGTTACTCTACAAAGCACGATAGGCAGAAACTCTACCGGTTACAATGACAACATCCTGGGCAACTTCAGACAGTGGTGGCAAACCAACACTGATGTACAAGCCCTAAAAGATGTTTACTTTGCATCAGGTGGTCAAAACGTAACCTGGAACTGGGCAGACCCAACTGATCCATCAGGTTTAGTACCTGCCTATTGGGACAACCCTTATTTTACAAGATATCAAAATTATTCTTCTGATGACAGAACTCGTTTATTCAGCTACGCATCCCTTAACTACGAAATCACACCTTGGTTAAGCGCATTAGGAAGAGTATCCCTAGACACCTACAAACAACTTCAGGAAGAAAGAAGAGCAGTAGGATCAATCTCTTCTGGATTTGGTCTTTCTCCTGTTAACGAATCATCAGGTTATCAAAGAAATGACATCAACTTCCAGGAAATCAATTATGATTTCATGTTAAACTTCAACAAAAAAATCGGTGAAGACATTAGCTTAAATGGGGTAATCGGAACAAATATCAGAAGAAACAAAAGAGACAATGTACTTTCTTCTACCATCGGAGGTTTAGTTACTCCGGGAATTTACGCCCTGTCTAATTCACGCTTAGACTTGCCATTTCCAAGGGAAGCCAAAATAACATCGGGTGTTAATGGTATTTATGCCCAAGGATCCATCGGCTACCTGGACACTTATTTTATAGACGCTTCCATCAGACGTGACGTTTCATCTACATTACCTGACAACAACAACTCCTATGTTTATCCAGCAGTTTCAGGATCATTTCTTTTCTCAAACGTAGTAAAGGCAGACTGGTTAAATCTTGGTAAATTCAGAATAAATTATGCTGAAGTAGGAAATGACGCAGATGCGCTTCAATTGAACAATACTTATACAAGAGTCCCTAACTTTCAAGGACAGCCTCTTTATACAAACTCCTTATTACTTCCATTCCGCAGTATTAACAAAAATCCAGACCTTAAACCAGAAAGAACAAAATCTTTCGAAGTTGGTTTAGAGACAAGCTTATTAAACAGACGTTTAGGATTTGACATTACTTACTACAAAACAAATTCGGTTGATCAAATTGTTGCTGCAGCAGTTTCTTCAGGATCGGGTTATACGAATGGACTAGTTAACGGTGGAAATATCGAAAACAGAGGTTTTGAGATTCAATTAAACGGAACTCCGATTAAAACAAAAGACTTTAGCTGGGAAATAATTGTAAACTGGTCTAACAACAGAAGTAAAGTTATTACATTACCAAATGGACTAGACAATCTTCAGCTAGGTACATTCCAAGGTGGAGTTACAGTTAATGCAGCTCCGGGAGAAGCTTATGGAGCTCTTAAAGGAACGGATTTCGTTTATACAAACGGGCAGCCAACAATAGATCAGGCTACAGGAAAATATATGATCACTACATCCTCAAGCAATACAATTGGAAATATTACTCCAGACTGGATTGGTGGTGTTAGAAACAAATTCAGTTATAAAAATTTAACTTTCGGATTCTTAATTGACACTCAAAAAGGCGGAGACATTTACTCTCTAGATATGTACTATGGTCTTGCATCCGGACTATACAAAGAAACAGCGGTAGGAGACATCAGAGAAAATGGTACTCTAAACCCTGGAGTTGCTCCTAACGGAACTCCTAACACTGTAAAAACAAAAGGCGGATCTATTGCAAACAGTTTGGGATATCAAGCTGCACCAAACAAAGCTTTTATTTACGATGCATCGTTTGTTAAACTTAGAGAAGTATCCATCACTTACAACTTCCCTAAAAGCATGTTCGAAAATACATTCATAAACTCAGCATCAGCAAGTTTAGTTGGTTCGAACTTATGGATCATTCACAAAAACCTACCATACGCAGACCCAGAAAGTGGACTATCATCAGGAAATAGCTCTAGAGGTTATTCAGTTGGATCACTTCCAACTACCAGAGATATTGGTTTTAACTTAACATTCAAATTTTAA
- the rpsJ gene encoding 30S ribosomal protein S10 produces the protein MSQKIRIKLKSYDHMLVDKSAEKIVKTVKTTGAVVTGPIPLPTHKKLFTVLRSPHVNKKAREQFEVMSYKRLIDIYSSSSKTIDALMKLELPSGVEVEIKV, from the coding sequence ATGAGTCAAAAAATCAGAATAAAACTAAAGTCTTACGATCACATGTTGGTAGATAAATCTGCTGAAAAGATCGTAAAAACAGTAAAAACTACTGGTGCAGTTGTAACAGGTCCAATTCCATTGCCAACTCACAAAAAACTTTTCACTGTGTTACGTTCTCCGCACGTTAACAAAAAAGCGAGAGAGCAATTTGAAGTAATGTCATACAAGAGATTGATTGATATTTATTCATCTTCATCTAAAACTATTGATGCTTTAATGAAACTTGAATTGCCAAGTGGGGTTGAAGTAGAGATAAAAGTATAA
- the rplB gene encoding 50S ribosomal protein L2, with amino-acid sequence MSVRKLKPITPGQRFRVVNGYDAITTDKPERSLIAPIKNSGGRNSQGKMTMRYTGGGHKQRYRIIDFKRTKVGIPATVKSIEYDPNRTAFIALLAYADGEKTYIIAQNGLKVGQKLVSGPESQPEIGNTLPLSRIPLGTVISCIELRPGQGAVIARSAGTFAQLMARDGKYATIKMPSGETRLILLTCSATIGAVSNSDHQLVVSGKAGRTRWLGRRPRTRPVAMNPVDHPMGGGEGRSSGGHPRSRNGLPAKGYRTRSKKNPSNKYIVERRKK; translated from the coding sequence ATGTCAGTAAGAAAATTAAAACCTATTACCCCAGGTCAGCGATTTAGAGTTGTGAATGGTTATGACGCCATTACAACTGATAAGCCGGAACGCTCTTTGATAGCGCCGATAAAAAACTCTGGAGGTAGAAATAGTCAAGGAAAGATGACCATGCGTTATACGGGTGGTGGTCACAAGCAGAGATATCGTATTATTGATTTCAAAAGAACTAAAGTTGGAATTCCAGCTACTGTGAAATCAATCGAATACGATCCAAATCGTACTGCATTTATCGCTTTATTAGCTTATGCTGATGGAGAGAAAACTTATATTATCGCTCAAAACGGATTGAAAGTTGGTCAGAAATTAGTTTCTGGTCCAGAATCTCAACCAGAAATCGGTAATACATTACCTTTAAGCAGAATTCCTCTTGGAACTGTTATATCTTGTATTGAGTTACGTCCAGGACAAGGAGCAGTTATTGCTCGTTCAGCTGGAACTTTTGCTCAGTTAATGGCAAGAGACGGAAAATACGCTACAATTAAAATGCCATCTGGAGAGACAAGATTGATCTTGTTAACATGTTCGGCTACAATTGGAGCTGTTTCTAATTCTGATCACCAATTAGTTGTATCTGGAAAAGCAGGTAGAACAAGATGGTTAGGAAGAAGACCTAGAACTAGACCAGTAGCGATGAACCCAGTTGATCACCCTATGGGAGGTGGTGAAGGACGTTCTTCTGGAGGGCACCCACGTTCAAGAAACGGATTGCCAGCTAAAGGTTACAGAACTCGTTCTAAGAAAAACCCGAGTAACAAGTATATCGTAGAACGTAGAAAGAAATAA
- the rplV gene encoding 50S ribosomal protein L22 has protein sequence MGVRKRETADARKEANKSIAFAKLNNCPTSPRKMRLVADLVRGQKVERALNILRFSSKEASRKLEKLLLSAINNWEQKNSEGNLEEAGLFVKEIRVDGGMMLKRLRPAPQGRAHRIRKRSNHVTIVLGAINNTQSNS, from the coding sequence ATGGGAGTTCGTAAAAGAGAAACAGCAGATGCGAGAAAAGAGGCTAATAAGTCTATTGCTTTCGCAAAATTGAATAACTGCCCTACTTCACCTAGAAAAATGCGCTTAGTAGCGGACTTGGTAAGAGGTCAGAAGGTAGAAAGAGCACTTAACATCTTAAGATTCAGTTCTAAAGAAGCTTCAAGAAAATTAGAGAAACTATTATTATCTGCAATCAACAACTGGGAGCAAAAAAATAGTGAAGGTAATTTAGAAGAAGCTGGATTATTTGTTAAAGAGATCAGAGTAGATGGTGGAATGATGTTGAAAAGACTTCGTCCAGCTCCACAAGGTCGTGCACACAGAATAAGAAAACGTTCTAACCACGTTACAATCGTGCTTGGAGCTATCAATAACACACAAAGCAATTCTTAA
- the fusA gene encoding elongation factor G encodes MARDLKYTRNIGIAAHIDAGKTTTTERILFYTGKSHKIGEVHDGAATMDWMAQEQERGITITSAATTCTWNFPTEQGKVLPESLPYHFNIIDTPGHVDFTVEVNRSLRVLDGLVFLFSAVDGVEPQSETNWRLADQYRVPRMGFVNKMDRQGANFLGVCGQVKDMLKSNAVAITLPIGDEADFKGIVDLVKNQAIVWHDETQGATFDIVDIPADMVDEVRQYRSILIEEIATYDENLLDKYMEDENSITEDEINNALRAATIDMAIIPMLAGSSFKNKGVQFMLDAVCKYLPSPLDKEGIEGIHPDDADLLEEDQTKILRKPDVKEPFAALAFKIATDPFVGRLAFFRAYSGRLDAGSYVLNTRSGNKERISRIYQMHANKQNPIEFIEAGDIGAAVGFKDIKTGDTLCDEKNPIILESMKFPDPVIGIAIEPKTKADVDKMGMALAKLAEEDPTFTVRTDEASGQTIISGMGELHLDILVDRMKREFKVEVNQGEPQVEYKEAFTRSATHRETYKKQSGGRGKFGDIVFTIEPADEVDGKVPVGLQFINAVKGGNVPKEYIPAVEKGFREAMKTGPLAGYAVDSLKVTLTDGSFHPVDSDALSFELAARMGYKESGRAAGAVILEPIMKIEVITPEENMGDIVGDLNRRRGQVNDMGDRNGAKTIKADVPLSEMFGYVTTLRTLSSGRATSTMEFSHYAETPSNISEAVIKKAKGNA; translated from the coding sequence ATGGCTAGAGATTTAAAATATACAAGAAATATCGGAATTGCTGCTCACATTGATGCTGGTAAAACAACAACTACTGAGCGTATTCTTTTTTATACTGGAAAGTCGCACAAAATTGGTGAGGTACACGATGGTGCTGCAACAATGGACTGGATGGCGCAAGAGCAGGAAAGAGGTATTACAATTACTTCTGCTGCTACAACTTGTACTTGGAATTTTCCAACAGAGCAAGGTAAAGTTCTTCCGGAATCATTGCCTTACCACTTTAATATTATTGATACTCCTGGACACGTTGACTTTACCGTAGAGGTAAACCGTTCTTTGCGTGTATTGGATGGTTTAGTGTTTTTGTTTAGTGCGGTTGATGGTGTTGAGCCTCAGTCTGAAACTAACTGGAGACTTGCTGATCAATATAGAGTTCCTCGTATGGGATTCGTAAATAAAATGGACCGTCAGGGGGCTAACTTTTTAGGAGTATGTGGCCAGGTTAAAGATATGTTGAAATCGAATGCGGTTGCAATTACTTTGCCTATTGGTGATGAGGCTGATTTTAAAGGTATCGTTGACTTAGTTAAAAATCAAGCTATTGTATGGCATGATGAAACGCAAGGAGCTACTTTTGATATCGTTGATATCCCTGCTGACATGGTTGACGAGGTTAGACAATATCGTTCTATCCTTATCGAAGAAATTGCTACTTACGATGAAAATCTTTTAGATAAGTACATGGAGGATGAGAACTCTATTACTGAAGATGAGATTAATAATGCTTTAAGAGCTGCTACAATTGATATGGCAATCATTCCTATGCTTGCTGGTTCTTCTTTCAAAAACAAAGGAGTTCAATTCATGTTAGATGCAGTTTGTAAATATTTACCATCTCCTTTGGATAAAGAAGGTATTGAAGGGATTCATCCTGATGATGCTGATTTATTAGAAGAAGATCAAACTAAAATCTTGCGTAAGCCAGATGTAAAAGAGCCGTTTGCTGCTTTGGCATTTAAAATTGCTACTGACCCATTCGTAGGTCGTTTAGCTTTCTTCCGTGCTTACTCTGGTCGTTTAGATGCTGGTTCTTATGTTTTAAATACTCGTTCTGGTAACAAAGAAAGAATTTCTCGTATTTACCAAATGCACGCCAATAAACAAAATCCAATCGAATTTATTGAGGCTGGAGATATTGGAGCTGCTGTAGGATTTAAAGATATTAAAACTGGAGATACTTTATGTGATGAAAAGAATCCAATTATTTTGGAGTCTATGAAATTCCCTGATCCGGTAATTGGTATTGCTATTGAGCCTAAAACTAAAGCTGACGTAGATAAAATGGGTATGGCTTTGGCTAAATTAGCTGAAGAAGATCCAACGTTTACAGTTAGAACTGATGAGGCTTCAGGTCAAACTATTATCTCAGGTATGGGTGAGCTTCACTTAGATATCTTAGTAGATCGTATGAAACGTGAATTCAAAGTTGAAGTAAACCAAGGTGAGCCTCAGGTTGAGTATAAAGAAGCTTTCACAAGATCGGCTACACATAGAGAGACTTATAAAAAACAATCTGGAGGTCGTGGTAAATTCGGTGATATCGTATTTACAATTGAGCCTGCTGATGAAGTTGATGGTAAAGTTCCTGTAGGATTACAGTTTATTAATGCTGTAAAAGGTGGTAACGTTCCTAAAGAATATATTCCAGCTGTTGAAAAAGGATTTAGAGAGGCTATGAAAACTGGTCCATTAGCAGGATATGCTGTGGATAGTTTAAAAGTGACTTTAACTGATGGATCTTTCCACCCTGTGGATTCTGATGCATTATCTTTTGAGTTAGCTGCAAGAATGGGTTATAAAGAATCAGGACGTGCTGCCGGAGCTGTTATTCTTGAGCCAATCATGAAAATCGAGGTTATTACTCCTGAAGAAAACATGGGTGATATCGTAGGTGACTTGAACCGTCGTAGAGGTCAGGTTAATGATATGGGTGACAGAAATGGAGCTAAAACTATTAAAGCTGATGTGCCTTTATCTGAAATGTTTGGATATGTTACAACATTAAGAACATTGTCTTCAGGTAGAGCTACTTCAACAATGGAGTTTTCTCACTATGCAGAAACGCCTTCTAATATTTCAGAAGCGGTAATTAAAAAAGCAAAAGGTAACGCTTAA